Proteins encoded together in one Coregonus clupeaformis isolate EN_2021a chromosome 30, ASM2061545v1, whole genome shotgun sequence window:
- the LOC121545584 gene encoding DNA fragmentation factor subunit beta isoform X2, translating to MIKTGSKVRNYAQTIQTPKLKDRYMQTADYLMMQLKSDKFNGCYFDRTEEEQNRLCTKEGWFNCQGAFDQVKCEFHHSINPYGNRESRIIFSTWNLDHIIEKRRTVIPDLVGALKKPKRRDIDLDHFYKLLFTRENLKLVHIVCHKKGARDESKLYKRRKSK from the exons GTGCGTAATTATGCTCAAACCATCCAAACGCCTAAACTCAAGGACAGATACATGCAGACTGCAGACTACTTAATGATGCAGCTGAAATCTGACAAGTTCAATGGTTGCTACTTCGACAGGACAGAAGAGGAACAAAATCGACTATGCACCAAGGAGGGATGGTTCAACTGTCAG gGTGCTTTTGACCAGGTTAAATGCGAGTTCCATCACTCAATCAACCCCTATGGAAACAGAGAGAGCAGGATTATCTTTAGCACCTGGAACTTGGACCACAT CATTGAGAAGAGGAGGACGGTCATTCCTGACCTGGTGGGCGCACTGAAGAAACCGAAGAGACGCGACATAGACCTGGACCATTTTTACAAACTGCTGTTCACTAGGGAGAATCTGAAGCTGGTGCATATTGTATGCCATAAGAAAGGTGCCCGTGACGAAAGCAAATTGTACAAACGACGCAAATCAAAATGA
- the LOC121545586 gene encoding UPF0688 protein C1orf174 homolog encodes MPSRVSNLKRRKGMCTVASSDFHLEESSSDKSSGNRRDVKKMKIEDSKTEMPQNDWMVDGCRESTTISERLSCDGCERPENTSCGAPPDLEELWEGKENGVRFELNYCRTNGLPEKMEDDETEEGVVIDKSVFLDDDSNQVLPVEKFFGNMEVVQDCPQRSTTANSTFSRREHRRRQYYAKEDSDEEEGYTDMQQDQIVDT; translated from the exons ATGCCGAGTCGAGTTAGCAACTTGAAGCGGCGAAAGGGGATGTGCACTGTTGCCTCAAGCGACTTCCATCTCGAGGAGAGCAGTTCAGATAAG AGTTCAGGGAACAGGAGGGATGTTAAAAAAATGAAAATTGAAGACTCAAAAACAGAAATGCCCCAGAATGACTGGATGGTTGACGGTTGTAGGGAGTCAACAACCATTTCAGAGAGGCTCAGCTGTGATGGTTGCGAGAGGCCTGAAAATACAAGTTGTGGAGCACCACCAGACCTGGAGGAATTGTGGGAGGGTAAAGAGAACGGTGTGAGATTTGAGTTGAATTACTGCCGAACAAACGGGTTGCCAGAGAAGATGGAGGATGACGAAACAGAAGAGGGTGTTGTGATTGACAAGAGTGTCTTCCTTGATGATGACAGTAACCAGGTTCTTCCTGTGGAAAAGTTCTTCGGAAACATGGAAGTTGTGCAG GATTGTCCACAGAGATCTACTACGGCCAATTCGACTTTCAGCAGGAGGGAGCACAGGAGACGACAGTACTATGCCAAAGAGGACAGTGATGAAGAAGAGGGCTACACAGACATGCAGCAAGATCAAATAGTTGACACTTAG